Proteins encoded within one genomic window of Streptomyces profundus:
- a CDS encoding cytidine deaminase, translating to MTDGVAPQEPGAGAPGPEDRKIITLARSARARNGAAEGAAVRDETGRTYVASTVALESLRLSALRTAVAMAVASGAGSLEAAAVVTSAEAPADDDLAAVRDLGGAGTPVLLAGPDGAVRATIAA from the coding sequence ATGACTGACGGCGTTGCCCCCCAGGAGCCGGGCGCCGGTGCGCCCGGCCCGGAAGACCGCAAGATCATCACGCTGGCCCGGAGCGCCAGGGCCCGCAACGGCGCGGCCGAGGGCGCGGCGGTGCGGGACGAGACCGGCCGCACCTATGTCGCGAGCACGGTCGCCCTGGAGTCGCTGCGGCTGAGCGCGCTGCGCACCGCCGTGGCGATGGCGGTCGCCAGCGGCGCCGGCTCCCTGGAGGCCGCGGCCGTGGTCACCTCGGCCGAGGCGCCGGCCGACGACGACCTCGCGGCCGTCCGCGACCTCGGCGGCGCCGGCACCCCCGTGCTGCTGGCTGGCCCCGACGGCGCCGTTCGTGCGACGATCGCCGCCTGA
- a CDS encoding hemolysin family protein, with the protein MTGTLLVAVLALLAVGWLSSCAEAGLAVITSYRAEEAVRAGRRGAARLAVLAADPTRYLNLALLLRVASEMAAAVLVAYACLEIFDEVLPALALAFGIMVLLSFVAVGVSPRTIGRQHPLGTTIAAAYVLVPLVRVLNPLTQALIILGNAVTPGKGFRKGPFASEAELRAMVDLAERESLIEDEERRMVHSVFELGDTLVREVMVPRTDLVSIDRHKSLRQALSLALRSGFSRMPVTGESDDDIVGIVYLKDLTRRVHVSREAESEPVQGVMRPATFVPDTKNAGDLLREMQRDHIHVAVVIDEYGGTAGLVTIEDILEEIVGEITDEYDIELPPVEELGSGSYRVTARLDLGALGELYRLRLDDEDVETVGGLLAKALGRVPIAGARAVVDVSGEQPLDHAGPSLAALRLTAESPAGRRNRIERVLVEPVLAEPADEGPAGGE; encoded by the coding sequence ATGACCGGCACGCTGCTGGTCGCGGTGCTGGCGCTGCTCGCCGTCGGCTGGCTCTCCTCCTGCGCCGAGGCGGGTCTGGCGGTGATCACCAGCTACCGCGCCGAGGAGGCCGTCCGCGCCGGACGGCGCGGCGCCGCCCGGCTGGCGGTGCTGGCCGCCGACCCCACCCGCTACCTCAACCTCGCGCTGCTGCTGCGGGTCGCCAGCGAGATGGCGGCGGCCGTGCTGGTGGCCTACGCCTGCCTGGAGATCTTCGACGAGGTGCTGCCCGCGCTGGCGCTGGCCTTCGGGATCATGGTGCTGCTGTCCTTCGTCGCGGTCGGCGTCTCGCCCCGCACGATCGGCCGGCAGCACCCGCTGGGGACCACCATCGCCGCCGCCTATGTCCTCGTCCCGCTGGTGCGGGTGCTCAACCCGCTGACCCAGGCGCTGATCATCCTCGGCAACGCGGTCACCCCGGGCAAGGGCTTCCGCAAGGGCCCGTTCGCCTCGGAGGCCGAGCTGCGCGCCATGGTGGACCTGGCGGAGCGCGAGTCGCTGATCGAGGACGAGGAGCGCCGGATGGTGCACTCCGTCTTCGAGCTGGGCGACACCCTGGTCCGCGAGGTGATGGTGCCGCGCACGGACCTGGTCTCCATAGACCGCCACAAGTCCCTGCGGCAGGCCCTCAGCCTGGCGCTGCGGTCCGGGTTCTCGCGGATGCCGGTGACGGGGGAGAGCGACGACGACATCGTCGGCATCGTCTATCTCAAGGACCTCACCCGGCGGGTGCACGTCAGCCGGGAGGCCGAGTCGGAGCCGGTCCAGGGCGTGATGCGCCCGGCCACCTTCGTGCCCGACACCAAGAACGCCGGCGATCTGCTGCGCGAGATGCAGCGGGACCACATCCATGTGGCGGTGGTGATCGACGAGTACGGCGGCACGGCGGGCCTGGTCACCATCGAGGACATCCTGGAGGAGATCGTCGGCGAGATCACCGACGAGTACGACATCGAGCTCCCGCCCGTCGAGGAGCTCGGCTCCGGCTCCTACCGGGTGACGGCCCGGCTCGACCTCGGCGCGTTGGGCGAGCTGTACCGGCTGCGCCTCGACGACGAGGACGTGGAGACGGTCGGCGGCCTGCTGGCCAAGGCGCTGGGCCGGGTGCCGATCGCCGGCGCCAGAGCCGTGGTCGACGTCTCGGGCGAGCAGCCGCTGGACCACGCGGGGCCGTCGCTGGCCGCCCTGCGGCTGACGGCGGAGTCGCCGGCCGGCCGGCGCAACCGCATCGAGCGGGTGCTGGTCGAGCCGGTGTTGGCGGAGCCGGCGGACGAGGGGCCGGCGGGGGGCGAGTAG
- the era gene encoding GTPase Era — MNSPTSPSSAAPSAAEHRSGFACFVGRPNAGKSTLTNALVGTKVAITSSRPQTTRHTVRGIVHREDAQLVLVDTPGLHKPRTLLGQRLNDVVRTTWAEVDVIGFCLPADQKVGPGDRFIAKELAQVKRTPKVAIVTKTDLADRETLTQQLIAVDQMGKEAGIEWAEIIPVSAVAGEQVGLLADLLAPLLPEGPPLYPEGDLTDEPELVMIAELIREAALEGVRDELPHSIAVVVEEMLPREDRPADRPLLDVHANLFIERSSQKGIVIGPKGQRLKDVGTKARRQIEALLGTPIFLDLHVKVAKDWQRDPKQLRRLGF, encoded by the coding sequence ATGAACTCCCCAACCTCCCCCAGTTCCGCCGCTCCCTCGGCCGCCGAGCACCGGTCGGGCTTCGCCTGCTTCGTCGGCCGCCCCAACGCCGGCAAGTCGACCCTGACCAACGCCCTGGTCGGCACGAAGGTCGCCATCACCTCCAGCAGGCCCCAGACCACCCGGCACACCGTGCGCGGCATCGTGCACCGTGAGGACGCCCAACTCGTCCTGGTGGACACCCCGGGGCTGCACAAGCCGCGCACCCTGCTGGGACAGCGGCTCAACGACGTGGTCCGCACCACCTGGGCCGAGGTGGACGTGATCGGTTTCTGCCTCCCGGCCGACCAGAAGGTCGGGCCCGGGGACCGCTTTATCGCCAAGGAGTTGGCGCAGGTCAAGCGGACGCCCAAGGTCGCGATCGTCACCAAGACCGACCTGGCCGACCGCGAGACGCTCACCCAGCAGCTGATCGCCGTCGACCAGATGGGCAAGGAGGCGGGCATCGAGTGGGCGGAGATCATCCCGGTCTCCGCCGTCGCCGGCGAGCAGGTCGGCCTGCTGGCCGACCTGTTGGCGCCGCTGCTGCCCGAGGGCCCCCCGCTCTACCCGGAGGGCGACCTCACCGACGAGCCCGAGCTGGTGATGATCGCCGAGCTGATCCGGGAGGCCGCGCTGGAGGGCGTCAGGGACGAACTCCCGCACTCCATCGCGGTGGTGGTCGAGGAGATGCTCCCCCGCGAGGACCGCCCAGCGGACCGTCCGCTGCTGGACGTGCACGCCAACCTCTTCATCGAACGGTCCAGCCAGAAGGGCATCGTGATCGGCCCCAAGGGCCAACGCCTCAAGGACGTCGGCACCAAGGCCCGCCGCCAGATCGAGGCCCTGCTCGGCACCCCGATCTTCCTCGACCTCCATGTCAAGGTCGCCAAGGACTGGCAACGCGACCCCAAGCAACTCCGCCGCCTCGGCTTCTGA